A stretch of Triticum aestivum cultivar Chinese Spring chromosome 1D, IWGSC CS RefSeq v2.1, whole genome shotgun sequence DNA encodes these proteins:
- the LOC123181780 gene encoding chaperone protein dnaJ 49 produces MEGNKDEALRSVKLAQTALASGDRQRADKFIRIAHRLDPSLPIVDLLTSTKKFDPLNLNGTACQDKTRRGHENLKTPKEFVGPSNVDKGYTEENVRVIRDIRKNKDYYAILGVERTCSLEEIRKAYRRLSLKIHPDKNKAPGAEDAFKMLSKAFKCLGNDQSRKTYDQTGTLEGHEFNDQYSNVMRQRTARRRRQTRNGFYSYEEDLDPDEIFRSFFYGTRDNSFRGRNVYRTREAGRQEQQRREHPVQGGSFINLTVLMHLSVVLLFVLFAFIPVQQPQYALHKTYNFPISKVTDKHGVEYFVSKQDFDQQFPHGSPSRDNLEDHVFRDYKTMLGRNCRVELHRRKWANDYPTPHCDKLRSLDVA; encoded by the coding sequence ATGGAGGGGAACAAAGATGAGGCCTTGAGGTCTGTCAAGCTTGCACAGACTGCGCTAGCATCTGGAGATAGACAGCGAGCAGACAAATTTATTCGAATTGCCCATAGATTGGATCCCAGCCTTCCAATTGTTGATTTGTTGACCTCAACCAAGAAGTTTGATCCCCTGAATCTGAATGGTACTGCTTGCCAGGACAAGACCAGAAGAGGCCATGAAAACCTAAAAACGCCAAAAGAATTTGTTGGTCCTTCTAATGTTGATAAAGGTTACACCGAGGAGAATGTTAGAGTTATCCGTGATATCAGGAAGAACAAAGACTACTATGCAATTCTTGGAGTGGAGAGGACTTGCTCCTTGGAGGAGATTAGGAAGGCCTACAGGAGGTTGTCACTGAAAATTCATCCTGACAAGAACAAGGCTCCTGGGGCAGAAGATGCATTCAAGATGCTCAGCAAGGCTTTCAAGTGCCTAGGCAATGATCAGTCACGGAAGACCTATGATCAGACAGGCACCCTTGAGGGGCATGAGTTTAACGACCAATATTCCAATGTCATGAGGCAGAGAACTGCTAGGCGAAGGAGGCAAACAAGAAATGGCTTCTATAGTTATGAAGAAGATTTAGATCCAGATGAGATATTCAGGTCTTTCTTCTATGGTACTCGTGATAATTCGTTCCGTGGTCGCAATGTCTACAGAACAAGAGAAGCAGGTAGGCAGGAGCAACAGAGAAGGGAGCATCCTGTACAGGGTGGGTCGTTCATAAACTTAACAGTATTGATGCACCTGTCAGTCGTATTACTTTTTGTCTTGTTTGCATTCATTCCAGTGCAGCAGCCTCAATATGCCCTGCACAAGACATACAACTTTCCCATTTCAAAAGTCACTGATAAGCATGGGGTGGAGTACTTTGTCAGCAAACAAGATTTTGATCAGCAGTTTCCACATGGAAGTCCTTCTAGAGATAACCTCGAGGATCACGTTTTCAGAGATTATAAGACTATGCTAGGAAGAAACTGTCGTGTGGAACTCCATCGGCGTAAATGGGCCAATGACTACCCTACGCCTCACTGTGACAAGCTACGGAGCCTTGATGTGGCATAA